The Amaranthus tricolor cultivar Red isolate AtriRed21 chromosome 2, ASM2621246v1, whole genome shotgun sequence genome contains the following window.
TTGCCTACAACAATTGCATAATAGTCGCTTCATTCTAAATAGCGAGATAGCTCATGTTGAAGCCTCCATGCAAATTTGGTGCCAAGAGAAAGGCGACTTCTGATTGAGTTCTCTTTATTGTCTTACAAGTTCAACAATgacaacaattaaaaataataatacaaatttgagcaataacaataataattataagttcAAACAAAGTAAAGAACAAGTTTTATGTAAGTTCTAAGGAACGGAATTAAACTAACAAGAACACAGCAGAAGAAAGAAGGAAGAACAGATCAAAAATGTCTGTTCTGATACCATGTGAACAGGTGTAGTATCAATTGCAAAGAAATGGTGCTTGTTACTACCAAGAAATGAGTTGTCATACATCtataagaaaaggaaaaaataccAAAACAGAACCATAACAGAAAGGAGAGAGAGGCTACCAAGCTCGACATTACACAACGGTTCTTGATGGATGTGAGCAATATTCCTTGACCAAGAGTATGAGATACATAACCCAGGGTGTGCTTTAGAGCCTGAAGATGACAGTCGCAAGGGTGTTGCATATGTTGACCAAGAGATTGTACTAAGTAGGATAAGTCAGGGCATGTGTTCGTAAGAAAATTAAGCTTGCCCACGAGGCTGCGATAAAGGGTTGGTTCAGTCAAAAGGGGAGAGTCACAAGATGACATCTTGAAATTTAAGGGAAGAGGGATGACATGAGGCTTGATATCAGAAAAACCAACATCGCGTAATTGTTTAACAATAATGCCTTTATCACAGTAGGAGGCCTCAagaccaagaaagaaattcaagcGCCCAAGGTCTTTAATACTGAATGTGGTATGTAAATGGGTTTTGAGTTGAGAGATAAGATGAGGGTTATCCCCGgtgatgatcatatcatcaacataaacaacCACGATAGTGATAGAGGTGGGCGTTTTGTAGGTGAAAAGGGAATAATCAAGCTTAGATTGAGTGAAACCTTGGGATAAAAGTTCATGAGAGTGTAGAAAACCATTGGCGGGAAGCTTGCTTGAGACTATAAAGCGATTTCTTTAGCAACACAAAGAGATTTTTGTTGAAGATGGGCATATAGTACAAACAGTAGAATTATGCACTTTATTTACATcaatataagaaaataaaatttggcCTAGTCTAAGATGCCACAACTTCACTAGCTCATCAGTTTTTGTAGTTTGTGTAGAAGGCTGTGCAGCAACACAAAGAGATTTTTGTTGAAGATGTTGTGATGGAAAATGTGAAATAGCAGCATAGTAGAGTCCATTTGCCAATCTACCAAGAAGTCTTGTCTTTGAAGGGTCCTGAAGGAAGCATTTATCATTAGCAAACACAATAGTACTGTTCATGTCAGTGCAAAGTTTATAGAGAGACAAAATATTAAACTGAAAATCTGGAACATACAGGACATTGGTAAGAATAATACCATCCATGAAAGCAACATCACCATAAAGGTCTACCATTACCTTTCTTCCATCGGGAATAGTGATACTATGTTTGGGATTGGTGATTTTGTGAGTTGAGATAAAAGAGTCTAAGGAATTGCACATGTGGGCAACAACACCACTATCAACAATCCATCTTGAGGTAACGATTttagaaagaaaacaaaatttacCTACTAGATGAGTAGAATAACATGAATCTTCAAGGTCAAGGGATAAAGAATCAGTAATAAGTTCTTGTTGTTTGTTTATAAGGATCAAAAGATTATGCAATTGCTCAGTGGTGATACCAAGATTGTTCTTATTAGATTTCGGCTCTTCATCTTGAACACAAACAGTGAATTTTTTGTGCTTGAAACCAGGTGGATATCCATGCAATTTAAAGCATCTTTCAACACTATGACCAGCTACCTTGCATTGAGAACAAAAGTACATGGAATACCTCTTAGAATTAGTACGAGAAGGTGTTTTAGCATAAGATCAACTAGTTGTCAGTTTGTAGTGCTTactgtaacagactcaaaattcttaatcttaatcttccgattaattattctaaattttcaatttaaatttctaatcctttggttatccatttcaaaccatctttaattcttaaaccttctccgattttgtaatttctttcaaatattaaattttaaaatatttttgtttaaaatatttttataagcactaaaatattattttattaattatagtacaaaaagtaaaattttattattatattcacggttttgttaaacgttacgttttaactttcttcctttaactaacattactacttataattttaaccttataactttgatttaataattttatatataaaaataagtcgtatttttattattaactttaagtatagtttaagcaaaattttctaactaaactacatattttcaagATCAaacttacccattattttaaagtatattcacttgtactgatacatactagaacaaaaatttgatgaaccaaaatacTTTCTATAGTAActcatgatgttcatcacttatacaAGCTATCGCCATTTCCTttcacaagctaaccttcttcaacactccaaactcttacacatttacttacacactccaactcttacacatttacttacacactctaaatcacttacacaagttaaccttcttctatattcctaacactctttttcatacaatttaATGAACTTCAAAGTtacccaaacccattataaatacccaccTTAGctatgagatcacttacaccaccatcatcaaatctttctaacattctttcttatattttcacttcattaaaatcttactaccttaatactttaattattagttgaagaaattcaagaagatggagcttagaatactctttatttagcttaaatcatcatcattgtggtgcattattggattattactttgggtacttaatgtatcattatttttagaatttcgatttaattattttgggagtttaaaagatcatcattattttgggagtttggattaattatgtttggagcattattatctatcttagagggtcttatttcttattaattttctaattagtacttagtactaaacCTTTGTGTTAGTATGgttaacttcttaccctactctttttgtagaattgtacattatatttactttataatatgcaaagtatgaaatatgctgATATGctttagtaggaagttagtttaatgaaattatgatcaatattatattaagtatgtgtatgctaaaagtatttttactatgttaatttaatactctttgaacaagtttaggaagttgggtgcaaaattatatttaagtgatattaagtatgattcatgttataaacCAGTGCTTGTATGTTTATGAGCTATGTTTTatattaggaatgttattatatttaagaatttttatgttagaactttattaatatgtttatgttaatcttcaaattaatttataaggtagtaagttattttatgaacttattttttattaagtatggttatattaagaatattgttattatactttattttgagatttaagtttatccttaaagttatagtaagtttctaagttattgcgtaaaatttttattttttttaagtggttatattaattatttaaatctagaatTTAGtaggataaattaaattaagtcgttctttttatgtgaaaagggcccaaaacactCTTAGGTCATTCGACaactatcatataaaaaaaatgagagtttgatttactattttaaattattaaaactatttttgtgataataataaaattacaatttaaaaagatatttttgagaaatttttataagttattaaatattgaagtgttttacttgaatatatgagatttcataataaaagtaacttttaatcactatttagtacaaaatattttatttgctaactatttgaccaaaatttatgtaaaatgatgtaaaattatttttagtaaacttgtcgctcaaactatgtgtgaaatattgatgttgtgagattacaagttttacttgttttataattagaaatattgacttttgtgaaaattataagtttaacttgttttaaaactagaaatattgatttttgtgaaattataagttttatttgttttataaccagaatgttgatttttgcaaacctaataagtttaattatttttctaaacttgaaatattaatttttggtgTACTTATAGAATTTTAGAAACTTATcaaaatgatgcaattttaacttgaattttaattagaatatttgattattttttagagaataaaattttatttattgtaaggTTGGAAATGTtcattttgggaacttatttaaagagaaatagattttagtagctacttgtggaaaatattaatttggagactattaatagaatattaagttattagtgtgaatttagcgaactattaaaaataaagtcataaataaaatttaatgtgtaaaaatttaataatgaatgtataaagacataaaggttaattttacgttatgattaagaattttattaaataaaagaggttatcatctaagttgatcaaagtcaaagtcaaagtcaaattgtgatgtacttgtgtgaatgaatattgattgaatgaccctgaaagtaaggtaatgtcgaaccatggaccggcatgtaaaatctcaACGCCCGTGTTGgcttagccggcacgtaaaatgcggtgtaaaaCAGAGGGTTAGCTACCTAACCTGTAgcgctcgagcataaattgtattggaggggtgacgactcccaccacagttaaggtttaggactacggtgctcatctaaccagacccttacatatatcagatgTCATATTGATATgtttgttgatcagtgataaacttgattagtgttaatgctatgatgcatggtacggttatgagtattaaccaaatgaacttacttaattGTAGAATttccgaattgtataagtggcagtaacatACTTCTTTCGggattgagaatggtatcttaatgacttaaaagtatagaacagaaaaagaatatggtaaaagtatacaggagtgtcaattaattataagttcgtacttaaattattattttgtaatgtagcgtataatttctgTATTTTGAGCTAGATAGGAAGTTATGTTcagcgttaagcgctgaccgattcaatcggttGTCATCCATATCATGGATGGCAACATtgtgcaggatttagttcaggttccgttCCAGGCCgtagcaattactatttatcaagaacttagctgttttttttatctttattgatgacttgatgatgatgtatttttttcactttgagcaaacaatatttcttatcagatgtgatattttacttttgttttaaacagtttcagtttttaaCAATTCGACATTTTGAGAattccgcaatatttttgtattaaacattatatttaaatgttaattatgtatcgagatttcCGACCCTGTTACACTTATTAAGTGGCTGCTGTCAGTCATAATAAGCTCTTTTATTCGCAGCAAAAGCCATAGTGTCATTGTTGACAACATTCATCTTTGAGAGTTCCTTGTGCCTTTCCTCTTGCTGTAACATCCTATAAGCAGTAGACACACTTGGTAATACAGGTAACAGGAAGATAGTAGTCTTAATAGGACTATATTGTTCATCTGCTTTCATTAAGAAACTCATCAGTGTCTTATCTTGTTGAAGCTTGAGCACTTTCTTGGTTAAACCACAAGAACAACCATTACATTCACAAACTGGTGTAGGACTCAGAATATCAATCTCGTCCCAAATGGATTTCGCTTTTGTGAAATATTCAGCAATACCCCTATTAGCCTCTTGAGACAATTTAGACAGCTCTTCATGGAGAGAATATATTTTTGTAGAAGTAGTGGTTCCAAAATGTTCAAGATCACTCCAAATTTCATTAGTAAAAGAGTAATACATCACACTCTTAGCCATTAAACGATCTAAAGAAGCGATTAGCCATCCGATTACTATAATATTGCATCTCTCTCAAGCCTTCCTATTAGGATCATTCTCTGAGAGTTTAGGTAAAATACCGTCAACAAAGCACATCTTATTTTTTGCAGTGAGACCTATCATCATCGAAAGTTTCCAATCACCAAATCCAACACCATCAAAGACATTATTAACAAGCTTGAGGTTAGCATGATCAGATGGATGTATACAGTATACAAAAGCCGGAGTTTGCGTAGAATCAGTATGGGCAGATGTTTCAGCCATGATATGATAATCAACAGAAATCAAAGAACAAACCAGATGAAAAAGAATGAGAGTAGAGAAAACATGAAAAACTAACAAGAACACAGCAGAAGAAAGAAGGAAGAACAGATCAAAAATGTCTGTTCTGATAGCATGTGAACAGGTGTAGTATCAATTGCAAAGAAATGGTGCTTTGCATCTACAGCTATACAAAAAAGAAAGAGTGCATGATATACTTTTATTCAATGCAAAATTATAGTAATTGTACAAAGCTTTTTGTCTACCAAGCTCGACATTACACAACGGTCCTTGATGGCTTTGTATATTGATCACAAAATAGCCACGTCAATTATATAACAAAGTATTTTATGTAAGAAGAAGAACAATGTGTGGAATAGAATCGAGTAAGAAATCTCTAAATATAGAGTTTCTTCGATATCTATATAGactattagttttttgttttcttttattttgtagttggttctacttatttattttatttataggcttttattttatctttcttgtatagttacgtctctttatctttctcgagccggggaaCTCTTTTGATCGCGCTCTCCtgtatgggtatgagttgccgtcatccttccctgtccatagtttttctatgagcggatacactgggtaggttgatgaggatgatgatgatgattattagAGACTATCTTGTAACAAGACGATTTCAAAACCAAGAgctcaattatttataaattctcaaatgagatagTCTtatagtgatcacttataatttttaagtgatcacttttttatagtcttaaagtgattatttacaatcttaaaataatcaattgtaATCAtgagtgatcaattaaaaaactgagttaattatatgagtctatctcatggtgagatggtctcatatacAAGTCGAGCTGAtaattcatcattattatttttgtacaCAGTGAATCTCACTCATAGAAACTATCATCAGGTTCTGGGGAGGGATGAAAAAAGAcaattcatacccataaaggatgATGCTACCAAAGAGTCCTTCGACTCAAAAAAGACGTTTATATAGAGAGATTTCTACAACGAGAGAAAATGAGTGAAGTTGAACCCACAAGGCTTCATTTAACAACACAAGCTCGaccattttcataaaaaataataacaaaaatagatAAATGGTAAGtccatctcatacaagaatttatgatAAATAAATGACTATATGAGTTCTCATGTAAATAGACAAAAAATAAGACACAAATTCTTTTATgtgacggtctcatataagacgggcTGATAATAAGAACTTAAATAGGTAAGGAGATATTAGACCGCGCATTGGCCCATTTAGTAATGTGAATATCTTTAACAGCGATAACCCTAACCCGTTGACCCATTTAGCAAGAGCCGCCATTGGTTTGTTTGTCATACGCTCATAAATACATAGAACTACTCCTTCCTACCTCTCTTCTCTTCTCGGCTCTCTTCGCCTATTCTCCATTGGAATTCTTataaaattatcaatttcaGTATTCAAAAGACTTCCTTCTCCACGAATCTCGTTTACGTCGTACCGATTTCTGCCTATTTGGTGTTAGTTTTATCTTTCGTCTTTTGATTCGAAAattttggaatatttttaatttatacatgAATTTGTCTGCTTTTTGAACAATTTCGTTTGTGTACTTCGATTAAAATGGCAGTAGAAGTACTATATGAAAATCTGTTCAAATACTTCAATTGTATTTTGCTTAATTTTTACGAGATTTAAACTTTGACAGCTTTGCTTACTTTTTTAAATCTTTGCTGGGTAAAAAAACTGGATACATGATGTGTTATTAAACTGCGTTATCTATCTGCAACTTCCTTTTATTTGGAATTGAAGAAAATTCAGATTTCGCTGATATCctgttttgattttatttgaattttttgccTTTTTGAAAA
Protein-coding sequences here:
- the LOC130805753 gene encoding uncharacterized protein LOC130805753, giving the protein MAETSAHTDSTQTPAFVYCIHPSDHANLKLVNNVFDGVGFGDWKLSMMIGLTAKNKMCFVDDRLMAKSVMYYSFTNEIWSDLEHFGTTTSTKIYSLHEELSKLSQEANRGIAEYFTKAKSIWDEIDILSPTPVCECNGCSCGLTKKVLKLQQDKTLMSFLMKADEQYSPIKTTIFLLPVLPSVSTAYRMLQQEERHKELSKMNVVNNDTMAFAANKRAYYD